A DNA window from Fragaria vesca subsp. vesca linkage group LG3, FraVesHawaii_1.0, whole genome shotgun sequence contains the following coding sequences:
- the LOC101295699 gene encoding WUSCHEL-related homeobox 9-like produces MASSNRHWPNMFKSKPTHQYRWQHDAVNPSLVPNGYSTATTSSGLEDEMTPEPKRRWIPRPEQIGILEAIFNSGMVNPSREEVRMITAQLQEYGQVVDANVFYWFQNRKSRSKHKHRRLQYSNKTQFSPPPPHDVCNLNSPTASSVNQTSFFPNPEVFPVNNPAASSSNGPVASADFSTTQGFYFSELANVVHGNNSPDLHHTGLLLSEIMNNNGMASPMSTHFQVIGGEAGAAIMGAGGAAAISTVFINDVAFEVAEGPFNVREAFGDDAVLIHSSGHPVLTNEWGVTLHSLHHGAFYYLVHLGDMDQWKLA; encoded by the exons ATGGCTTCTTCAAACAGACACTGGCCTAACATGTTCAAATCCAAACCCACCCACCAGTACCGATGGCAGCATGACGCCGTCAATCCCTCTCTCGTGCCAAACGGTTACTCAACCGCTACAACATCATCAG GGCTGGAAGATGAAATGACTCCGGAGCCAAAGCGGCGGTGGATCCCTCGGCCGGAGCAGATTGGGATTCTGGAAGCTATTTTCAACTCCGGGATGGTGAACCCTTCGAGGGAGGAGGTAAGGATGATCACGGCTCAGCTCCAAGAGTACGGTCAAGTCGTTGACGCCAATGTCTTCTACTGGTTCCAGAACAGAAAATCAAGGTCCAAACACAAGCATCGCCGCCTGCAGTACTCAAACAAGACCCAATTCTCACCACCACCACCACATGATGTTTGCAACTTAAACTCTCCGACCGCTTCTTCGGTCAATCAGACGTCTTTTTTTCCAAACCCTGAGGTCTTTCCAGTGAACAACCCTGCTGCTTCTTCTAGCAACGGGCCGGTAGCAAGTGCTGATTTCAGTACTACGCAAGGGTTTTACTTCTCTGAGCTCGCGAATGTGGTTCATGGGAATAACAGTCCCGATCTTCATCATACTGGTCTCTTGCTTAGTGAGATTATGAACAACAATGGGATGGCCTCCCCCATGAGTACTCACTTTCAAG TTATTGGAGGGGAAGCTGGTGCTGCGATAATGGGAGCGGGAGGTGCGGCGGCGATATCAACGGTGTTCATAAACGACGTCGCATTTGAGGTGGCTGAGGGACCCTTCAACGTGCGTGAGGCTTTCGGGGACGACGCCGTTCTCATTCACTCTTCTGGTCACCCTGTTCTCACCAACGAGTGGGGAGTTACCCTTCACTCTCTTCACCACGGCGCATTTTATTACCTCGTAC ATTTAGGAGATATGGATCAGTGGAAGCTGGCTTAG
- the LOC101295988 gene encoding uncharacterized protein LOC101295988 — MRHCCLKLRILFPKKISKQLEIKNSFLLSLDSKSIIDKGIRNFIKTTSPPPAPLTYSPPPACTPSRDPTASAPALPILWASISPSSPSPTPTVLPSLSSSVVLLETRTASFYRSSGDEPSEYCGLGLVFCCRRPISSELEKKKKDDRHFVFCRLLLLLVEDF, encoded by the exons ATGAGGCACTGTTGCTTGAAACTTCGTATTTTGTTTCCAAAAAAGATTTCAAAGCAACTTGAGATTAAGAATAGTTTTCTACTCTCATTAGACTCAAAATCGATAATAGATAAAGGCATTCGAAACTTCATAAA AACGACTTCGCCTCCGCCGGCGCCTCTGACGTATTCCCCCCCGCCGGCGTGTACCCCAAGCCGTGATCCGACGGCCTCAGCTCCCGCGCTTCCGATCCTATGGGCGTCGATATCACCATCATCACCATCACCAACACCAACAGTACTACCATCTCTCTCTTCATCTGTAGTACTCTTAGAGACGCGGACGGCGTCGTTTTATAGGAGCAGTGGTGATGAGCCAAGTGAATACTGTGGGCTAGGCCTTGTGTTTTGTTGTCGGAGACCAATTTCAAGTGAGCTGGAGAAGAAGAAGAAGGACG ATCGCCATTTTGTGTTTTGTCGACTACTACTACTACTAGTAGAGGACTTCTAG
- the LOC101308158 gene encoding ADP-ribosylation factor GTPase-activating protein AGD12-like gives MSRNMNHRPMELGRPASGKRKLKDLLLQKDNRTCADCGAADPKWASANIGVFICLKCCGVHRSLGTHISKVLSVTLDEWSDDEIEAMTEVGGNSSANSIYEAFLPEGYSKPGPDAGHEERSKFIRSKYELQEFLKPSLRINSASKPQETPKISVQTSFSRKIMDSFRSNSSKPTDGMVEFIGLLKVKVIKGTNLAIRDMMTSDPYVILTLGRQTLQTTVVKSNLNPVWNEELMLSVPQRYGPLQLRVFDHDLFSADDIMGEAEIDLQPLITSAMAFGDAGMFGNMQIGKWLKSHDNALLDDSTVNIVDGKVRQAVSLKLQNVECGELDLELEWMPLEQ, from the exons ATGAGTAGAAACATGAATCATCGTCCAATGGAACTGGGGAGGCCTGCCTCAG GTAAAAGAAAGTTGAAGGATTTATTGCTGCAAAAAGATAATCGCACTTGTGCTGATTGTGGTGCTGCTGATCCTAAATGGGC GTCAGCAAATATTGGAGTTTTTATATGCCTAAAATGTTGTGGCGTGCACAGGAGTCTTGGTACACACATCTCAAAG GTTTTGTCTGTGACACTGGATGAATGGTCTGATGATGAAATCGAGGCTATGACTGAAGTTGGAGGGAATTCTTCTGCTAACTCAATCTACGAGGCTTTTCTTCCAGAAGGATATTCAAAGCCTGGACCAGATGCTGGTCACGAGGAACGTTCAAAGTTCATCCG GTCAAAGTATGAGCTTCAAGAATTTCTGAAACCTAGCTTGCGGATTAACTCAGCAAGTAAACCTCAAGAAACTCCAAAGATCTCTGTTCAAACAAGCTTTTCTAGAAAGATTATGGATAGTTTTCGTTCAAATTCTTCAAAGCCTACG GACGGTATGGTAGAGTTCATTGGATTATTGAAGGTAAAGGTGATTAAAGGGACGAATTTAGCTATCAGAGATATGATGACAAGTGACCCTTATGTCATCCTTACTCTTGGACGTCAG ACTCTTCAGACAACTGTAGTAAAGAGTAACTTGAATCCGGTCTGGAATGAGGAGCTCATGTTGTCTGTTCCCCAGCGATATGGACCTTTACAGTTG CGAGTGTTTGATCATGACTTGTTCTCGGCCGATGACATAATGGGAGAAGCAGAGATTGATCTTCAGCCCTTGATAACATCTGCAATGGCGTTTGGGGATGCAGGAATGTTTGGGAACATGCAAATCGGAAAATGGCTGAAGTCACATGACAATGCCCTCCTAGACGATAGCACTGTCAACATTGTTGATGGTAAGGTAAGACAGGCGGTGTCCCTCAAGCTCCAGAATGTGGAATGTGGAGAACTAGATTTAGAACTAGAGTGGATGCCTCTTGAGCAATAG
- the LOC101308447 gene encoding probable LRR receptor-like serine/threonine-protein kinase At3g47570-like — translation MAAVQQTNISTDQSALLALKAQISSDPQNKILTNWTSNSDVCNWLGVTCGERHLRVVFLNLSEFHLTGTIPPELGNLSFLAGMRLENNSFHGNIPRELAGLRRLTLFSIGFNNFVGEIPSWLGSLSKLQILNLYGNGFSGSIPTVIFNLSALQVLDLKYNQLSGTIPKEIGNLTMLKMLYLDSNNFKELPNEIGALDLEELFVQENSLEGLVPAGVFNMSSMTTLNLLGNRLNGRIPDNLCRNLPNLQGLNLAYNQFEGSLPSSLEQCNQLLVLTLGSNNFSGSIPRNIGNLTQIKYLHLGSNNLTGTIPHEIGHLGNLETLSLGANNLNGIIPSEIFNLSLLTGIDLSLNQLTGSLPANIGLAIPNLQEIHIGGNNLSGEIPNFISNASKLTKLDMGPNLFSGFIPATLCALPNLQWLLLSLNNLMIDTSSPEANIFSCLPNLRNLRMLSLVGNPLSTTLPASLGNLSTSLQYIDFRGCNFRGNIPSKIGNLSGLTTLYLAFNELSGTIPMTLGKLRNLQGLYLTGNKLQGNIPDELCQLDNLADLELYSNELSGTIPSCLGNLSRSLRRLLLSYNMLTSTIPSSLWELRYILLLGLSSNSLSGPLAEDVGNLEVVAYIDLSNNHLSGSMPSSFGGLENLVSLSLANNNFVGNIPSSIGNSLSLALLDLSNNSLSGVIPKSLEALSHLQSLNLSFNKLEGEIPTGGPFENFSSNSFVSNGALCGAPRLLVPPCKTKAAGRSLPKYIIIGILPAIILIVGLASMMMLRRKRNVEPTTEMTLLPNPLWRQVSHLELLRATDGFNESNIIGSGGFGTVYKGILSDGIDVAIKVFNLEVAGALGSFDNECQMLSNIRHRNLLKIVSCCSQRDFKAVVLNYMPNGSLDKWLYLETISLNILQRLDIVIDVASALEYLHHGYVTPIIHCDLKPSNILLDDDMVAHVADFGMAKLLGGGDSMTQTMTLATIGYMAPEYGIEGIVSRRGDVYSFGIVLMETFTKRKPTDEMFGGEMSMKQWVANSLFPDGIVEVFDANLFGTQENDDFVSKECLSSLMRLALKCCSESPEKRASMQDALATLKKIKIKFLKDAAEGAVLRSPLVEQPLIDKL, via the exons ATGGCTGCAGTGCAGCAAACCAACATAAGCACTGACCAGTCTGCTCTACTAGCTCTCAAAGCACAAATCTCCAGCGACCCTCAGAACAAGATCTTGACAAACTGGACGTCCAACTCCGACGTTTGCAACTGGCTTGGGGTTACTTGCGGTGAACGCCACCTTAGGGTCGTATTTTTAAACCTCTCTGAGTTTCATCTCACTGGCACCATTCCTCCTGAGCTAGGAAACCTCTCATTTCTTGCTGGGATGCGCCTAGAAAATAACAGCTTCCATGGAAATATCCCCCGGGAATTGGCTGGTTTGCGGCGACTGACTTTGTTTAGCATTGGATTCAACAACTTTGTGGGAGAGATTCCATCATGGTTGGGGTCCTTGTCCAAACTGCAAATCCTCAATTTGTATGGCAATGGATTTTCAGGTTCAATACCTACGGTTATCTTCAACTTGTCTGCACTACAAGTACTTGATCTCAAATATAATCAACTATCAG GTACCATACCTAAAGAAATCGGGAACTTAACAATGCTGAAGATGCTGTATCTAGACTCAAACAATTTTAAAG AACTTCCAAATGAGATTGGTGCTTTAGATTTGGAGGAACTGTTCGTTCAAGAAAACAGCCTAGAAGGTCTTGTTCCTGCAGGTGTCTTCAACATGTCTTCTATGACTACTCTGAATCTACTTGGTAACCGTTTGAACGGCAGGATTCCAGACAATTTGTGTAGGAATCTCCCTAATCTTCAAGGATTGAATTTGGCTTACAACCAATTTGAGGGTTCACTTCCTTCAAGCTTAGAGCAGTGCAATCAACTTCTGGTATTAACATTGGGGTCTAACAATTTCAGTGGAAGTATACCTAGAAATATTGGAAACTTGACGCAGATCAAGTATCTTCATCTTGGTTCAAACAATTTGACAG GGACAATCCCACACGAAATTGGTCACCTTGGAAACTTAGAGACGTTATCACTTGGCGCCAATAATCTCAATGGCATCATCCCATCAGAAATCTTCAACTTATCCTTGCTAACAGGAATCGATTTATCTTTGAATCAACTCACAGGTAGTCTCCCTGCAAATATAGGCCTTGCCATTCCAAACTTACAAGAGATCCATATAGGAGGCAATAACCTTAGCGGAGAGATCCCAAACTTCATCTCCAATGCTTCTAAGCTCACAAAACTAGACATGGGGCCAAACTTATTTTCTGGGTTTATTCCTGCTACTCTATGTGCCTTACCAAATCTTCAGTGGCTTTTACTGTCACTGAATAACTTGATGATTGATACATCTTCTCCAGAAGCGAACATTTTCTCATGTTTACCTAATCTCAGAAATCTGAGGATGTTAAGCCTGGTAGGGAATCCTTTAAGCACCACCCTCCCTGCTTCCCTCGGGAATCTCTCTACATCACTACAATACATCGACTTCAGAGGATGCAACTTCAGGGGTAACATTCCCAGCAAGATTGGCAACTTGAGCGGCTTGACAACCTTGTACCTGGCATTCAATGAACTGAGTGGAACAATTCCAATGACACTGGGAAAACTACGGAATCTCCAAGGTTTGTATTTGACTGGTAACAAATTGCAAGGAAACATACCAGATGAACTTTGTCAGCTAGATAACCTAGCTGATTTAGAATTGTATAGTAATGAACTGTCTGGTACTATACCTTCCTGCTTAGGTAACCTATCCAGATCACTAAGAAGGCTACTTTTGAGCTACAATATGTTAACCTCCACAATACCTTCTTCCTTGTGGGAACTTAGATACATCTTGTTGTTAGGGCTGTCATCCAATAGTCTAAGTGGACCTCTTGCAGAAGATGTTGGCAATTTGGAAGTGGTGGCATATATAGATTTATCAAACAACCATTTATCAGGTTCAATGCCGAGCAGCTTTGGGGGTCTTGAAAATTTGGTCTCACTCTCTTTAGCAAATAATAATTTCGTAGGCAACATTCCTAGTTCAATTGGGAACTCCCTAAGCCTAGCACTCCTGGATTTATCCAACAACAGTCTTTCTGGAGTCATTCCAAAGTCTCTAGAAGCACTCTCACATCTCCAATCTCTGAATTTGTCTTTCAACAAACTGGAAGGAGAAATTCCAACAGGAGGACCTTTCGAAAACTTCTCTTCCAATTCTTTCGTCTCAAATGGTGCACTCTGTGGTGCACCCCGATTGCTTGTTCCACCATGCAAAACGAAAGCAGCTGGAAGATCTCTCCCAAAGTATATAATAATAGGCATCTTGCCAGCAATTATTCTCATAGTAGGCCTTGCTTCCATGATGATGCTCCGCAGAAAAAGGAATGTGGAACCTACAACAGAAATGACCCTGTTACCTAATCCTCTTTGGAGACAAGTTTCACACTTAGAACTTCTAAGAGCAACAGATGGGTTCAATGAAAGCAACATAATCGGCTCTGGGGGTTTTGGCACAGTATATAAAGGCATCTTATCGGATGGGATAGACGTTGCAATAAAGGTATTCAATTTAGAAGTAGCAGGGGCTCTCGGGAGTTTTGATAATGAATGTCAAATGCTAAGCAATATTCGTCATCGAAATCTTCTCAAAATCGTCAGTTGTTGCAGTCAAAGAGACTTCAAAGCCGTGGTACTGAACTACATGCCTAATGGGAGTCTTGATAAATGGTTGTATTTAGAGACCATTTCCTTAAACATCCTGCAGAGGTTGGATATAGTGATCGATGTTGCATCAGCATTGGAATACCTTCACCATGGTTATGTAACACCTATCATCCACTGTGATCTGAAGCCTAGCAACATACTGCTAGATGATGATATGGTCGCACATGTTGCTGATTTTGGCATGGCAAAGCTCTTAGGTGGTGGAGATTCTATGACTCAGACCATGACCCTAGCCACCATTGGTTATATGGCTCCAG AGTATGGAATAGAAGGAATAGTTTCAAGAAGGGGGGATGTGTACAGCTTTGGTATTGTACTGATGGAAACATTCACAAAAAGGAAGCCAACAGATGAGATGTTTGGTGGAGAGATGAGTATGAAGCAGTGGGTTGCAAATTCTCTGTTTCCAGATGGAATAGTTGAAGTTTTCGATGCCAATTTATTTGGGACTCAAGAGAACGATGATTTTGTGAGCAAGGAGTGTTTATCATCCCTTATGAGACTGGCTCTGAAGTGTTGCTCAGAATCGCCAGAAAAGAGGGCAAGTATGCAAGATGCTCTAGCCACGCTCAAAAAAATCAAGATAAAGTTTTTGAAGGACGCTGCAGAAGGTGCGGTGTTAAGAAGCCCTCTTGTAGAGCAGCCTTTGATTGACAAATTATAG
- the LOC101308748 gene encoding ferredoxin--NADP reductase, root isozyme, chloroplastic-like: protein MSHLMALSQVSLGATVSVGSDASLRRSVFKAQNVNFSDKSWAPVLPLDLKTKSGRLRNKSVVCMSVQQASAPKVAVSPLELDNATEPPLNIYKPKEPYTATIVSVERIVGPKAPGETCHIVIDHGGNVPYWEGQSYGVIPPGENPKKPGAPNNVRLYSIASTRYGDYFDGKTTSLCVRRAVYYDPETGKEDPSKNGVCSNYLCNSKPGDKIKITGPAGKIMLLPEDNPNATHIMIATGTGVAPYRGYLRRMFMEAVPTFKFGGLAWLFLGVANTDSLLYDEEFSKYLKDYPDNFRYDIALSREHKNKRGGKMYVQDKIEEYSDEIFKLLDGGAHIYFCGLKGMMPGIQETLKRVAEERGESWEEKLSQLKKNKQWHVEVY from the exons ATGTCTCACTTGATGGCTCTCTCTCAG GTTTCACTTGGTGCTACTGTTTCTGTTGGAAGTGATGCATCTCTTAGAAGATCTGTGTTCAAG GCACAAAACGTAAACTTTAGTGACAAATCATGGGCACCTGTTTTACCATTGGACTTGAAAACAAAGAGCGGGAGGCTAAGAAACAAGAGTGTTGTATGCATGTCAGTGCAACAAGCAAGTGCACCAAAAGTTGCTGTGTCTCCCTTAGAACTTGACAATGCTACAGAACCCCCGTTGAACATATACAAGCCTAAGGAACCTTATACCGCAACCATTGTTTCTGTTGAGAGGATTGTAGGCCCGAAGGCTCCTGGAGAAACTTGCCATATAGTGATTGATCATGGTGGTAATGTTCCCTATTGGGAGGGACAAAGTTATGGTGTAATTCCTCCT GGTGAAAACCCAAAGAAACCTGGGGCTCCAAACAATGTTCGTCTTTACTCCATTGCATCAACAAGGTATGGGGACTATTTTGATGGCAAGACAACTAGTTTGTGTGTCCGTCGTGCTGTTTATTATGACCCAGAGACCGGGAAGGAGGATCCCTCCAAAAATGGAGTATGCAGCAACTATTTATGCAACTCTAAACCCGGAGACAAAATTAAGATCACAG GTCCTGCTGGCAAGATCATGCTCCTGCCTGAAGACAACCCAAATGCCACCCACATTATGATTGCCACCGGCACTGGTGTTGCTCCATACAGAGGCTACCTTCGTCGTATGTTCATGGAAGCTGTTCCTACATTCAAATTTGGTGGCCTTGCATGGCTGTTTCTTGGAGTGGCCAATACCGACAGCCTCCTCTATGATGAAGAATTCAGCAAGTATCTTAAGGACTACCCTGATAATTTCCGATACGATATAGCACTTAGTAGAGAACATAAGAACAAGAGAGGAGGAAAGATGTATGTTCAAGATAAAATTGAAGAATACAGTGATGAGATCTTTAAACTCTTGGATGGTGGGGCACATATCTACTTTTGTGGGCTCAAGGGTATGATGCCTGGAATTCAAGAAACCTTGAAGAGGGTTGCAGAAGAAAGAGGGGAAAGTTGGGAGGAGAAGCTTTCACAACTGAAAAAGAACAAGCAGTGGCATGTTGAAGTTTACTGA